From one Magnolia sinica isolate HGM2019 chromosome 18, MsV1, whole genome shotgun sequence genomic stretch:
- the LOC131233782 gene encoding norbelladine synthase-like, which translates to MHGQLSNELEVGVPATHVWELYSTLKLAQLIKERLPYMVEKIQVIEGDGGVGTILHVTLPPGMPFGFYKEKFVEIDNENRVKVVELIEGGYLDMGFRLYRLRLEILEKDCGTSIIRSTTEYEIDDEFAANETLVSNQALEVIAEAAAKYLLEKKAEVCNA; encoded by the exons atgcACGGGCAACTTTCAAACGAGTTAGAGGTAGGTGTGCCTGCTACACACGTGTGGGAACTCTACAGCACGCTTAAGCTGGCCCAACTTATCAAGGAACGGCTCCCTTACATGGTAGAGAAGATACAAGTTATAGAAGGTGACGGAGGAGTCGGCACCATACTCCATGTTACCTTGCCTCCCG GAATGCCGTTTGGTTTTTACAAAGAGAAGTTTGTCGAGATCGATAACGAGAACCGTGTGAAGGTGGTGGAATTGATCGAAGGTGGATATCTGGATATGGGATTTCGTTTGTATCGGCTCCGTTTGGAGATCCTCGAGAAAGATTGTGGTACGTCCATCATAAGATCGACCACGGAGTATGAAATAGACGACGAGTTCGCCGCTAATGAAACTCTTGTTTCTAACCAGGCACTAGAGGTCATCGCGGAAGCTGCCGCAAAGTATCTCCTCGAGAAAAAAGCTGAAGTCTGCAATGCTTAA